A single region of the Oryzias melastigma strain HK-1 linkage group LG23, ASM292280v2, whole genome shotgun sequence genome encodes:
- the gpr37b gene encoding prosaposin receptor GPR37b, whose amino-acid sequence MQILPPGTLFLLLAHAHVLLSLRNNGEAHSRADGNSSRTFHGWPRESHPNKARERASPLAHATGASSAAGIRASLNATHPWMREEARRVGHSRRDVDRTVTPAEDPGGAAHWDATRRHNNRRIKLNGALGITETPAGGHYNAAKASSAGGGPEEDTKEELKKAPRRGRSRQNKSSGVVAQPHASPWEPIPKPVALTSTDLPFDLFTRRAEFFTFREENPWDATPITPPGSQDFGEEIKNPFYPVTSETFGAYAITCVSGVIFLVGIAGNIAILCIVCQNYYMKSISNSLLANLAVWDFVLIFFCLPMVVFHELTKSWLLGEFTCKVVPYVEVASLGVTTFTLCALCIDRFRAATNVQMYYEMIENCTSTTAKLAVIWIGALLLALPELLIRQLVTEDAGLPDEPPVERCIIRISTSLPDMLYVLGLTYEGARLWWCFGCYFCLPTLFTIGCSLVTARKIRHAEQASVRSNKKQIRLESQMNCTVVALAIVYGACVVPENICNIVSAYMAAGVPEHTMSILHLLSQLLLFCRAAVTPALLLLLCRPLGRAFLDCCCCCCCCNRAPSSATGSDDNEHECTTELELSPFSTIRRELSNYTPAGSNC is encoded by the exons ATGCAGATTCTCCCACCCGGGACGCTTTTCCTCCTACTTGCCCACGCGCACGTGTTGTTATCCTTGAGGAATAATGGGGAGGCTCACAGCAGAGCGGACGGCAACAGCAGCAGGACTTTCCACGGCTGGCCCCGGGAGAGTCATCCAAACAAAGCCCGGGAGCGCGCGTCCCCGCTGGCGCACGCCACAGGTGCGTCCTCGGCGGCGGGGATCCGAGCGAGCCTGAACGCCACTCATCCCTGGATGAGGGAGGAAGCGAGGCGCGTCGGGCACAGCAGGCGGGACGTGGACAGGACCGTGACGCCCGCGGAGGATCCCGGCGGCGCCGCGCACTGGGACGCGACGCGCCGCCACAATAATAGGAGGATAAAGTTGAATGGCGCGCTTGGTATCACGGAGACGCCAGCAGGTGGGCACTACAATGCAGCGAAGGCATCTTCAGCGGGAGGGGGGCCAGAGGAGGACACAAAAGAGGAGTTGAAGAAAGCCCCGAGGAGGGGGAGAAGCAGGCAGAACAAAAGCTCCGGAGTTGTGGCTCAACCTCACGCGTCGCCGTGGGAACCCATTCCCAAACCAGTCGCCCTCACCTCCACCGACCTGCCCTTTGACCTCTTCACCAGGAGGGCAGAGTTTTTCACTTTCAGGGAGGAGAACCCCTGGGACGCCACTCCGATCACCCCTCCCGGCTCTCAAGATTTTGGGGAGGAAATCAAAAACCCCTTCTACCCAGTGACGAGTGAGACTTTTGGCGCCTATGCCATCACCTGCGTGTCCGGAGTCATTTTCCTGGTGGGGATAGCAGGGAACATTGCCATCCTGTGCATCGTGTGCCAGAACTATTACATGAAGAGCATCTCCAACTCCTTGTTGGCCAATTTGGCTGTCTGGGATTTTGTGCTCATTTTCTTCTGCCTGCCCATGGTGGTTTTCCATGAACTGACAAAGTCCTGGCTGCTGGGGGAGTTTACCTGCAAGGTGGTTCCATATGTGGAG GTGGCCTCCCTCGGCGTTACCACCTTCACCCTCTGCGCGCTCTGCATCGACCGCTTTCGCGCGGCCACCAATGTCCAGATGTACTACGAGATGATCGAGAACTGCACTTCGACCACTGCCAAGCTGGCAGTCATCTGGATCGGCGCCCTCCTCCTGGCCCTCCCCGAGCTTCTCATCCGGCAGCTTGTAACAGAGGACGCCGGACTCCCGGATGAGCCTCCGGTTGAGCGCTGCATCATCAGGATATCCACCTCGCTTCCTGACATGCTCTACGTGCTGGGTCTCACCTACGAGGGCGCTCGGCTGTGGTGGTGCTTCGGCTGCTACTTCTGCCTGCCGACCCTCTTCACCATCGGGTGCTCTTTGGTGACGGCCCGCAAAATCCGCCACGCGGAGCAGGCCAGCGTGCGCAGCAACAAGAAGCAAATCCGGCTGGAGAGCCAAATGAACTGCACGGTTGTGGCGCTGGCTATCGTCTACGGAGCGTGTGTGGTGCCTGAGAACATCTgtaacatagtttctgcatacATGGCTGCGGGCGTTCCGGAGCACACCATGTCCATCCTGCATCTTCTTTCCCAGCTGCTGTTGTTCTGTCGGGCCGCTGTGACTCCAGCACTGCTGCTTCTTCTGTGCCGCCCACTGGGCAGGGCTTTTctggactgctgctgctgctgctgctgttgcaaCCGCGCTCCATCCTCGGCTACGGGCAGTGACGATAACGAACATGAATGTACGACAGAGCTGGAACTGTCGCCATTCAGCACTATCAGAAGGGAGCTCAGTAACTACACGCCTGCCGGATCCAACTGCTAA